In one window of Miscanthus floridulus cultivar M001 chromosome 12, ASM1932011v1, whole genome shotgun sequence DNA:
- the LOC136497751 gene encoding uncharacterized protein: MAMLASTSFTYHKPRFAVACRKNKDGRDRERERERDSKEHKHPFKVVEITPPPRCLGVRCFPTNIHCGESVTIEGQAYTVSAVTHRYQLRKGRYEPSEKRLDVLSTGRYILNLYLQNLLDQS, encoded by the exons atggccatgctcgcGTCCACCTCCTTCACGTACCACAAG CCGCGTTTCGCGGTGGCATGCAGGAAGAACAAGGACGGCCGGGAcagggagcgggagcgggagcgggacaGCAAGGAGCACAAGCACCCCTTCAAGGTCGTCGAGatcacgccgccgccgcggtgcCTCGGCGTCCGCTGCTTCCCCACC AACATCCACTGCGGCGAGAGCGTGACGATCGAGGGTCAGGCGTACACGGTGTCGGCGGTGACGCATCGGTACCAGCTGCGCAAGGGGCGGTACGAGCCGAGCGAGAAGCGCCTCGACGTCCTCTCCACCGGCAGATACATCCTCAACCTCTACCTCCAAAACCTGCTCGACCAGTCCTAG
- the LOC136495174 gene encoding ultraviolet-B receptor UVR8-like: MKHEEKDKLKQRCGGSWKLVLEYLLIGEKNYHRGKSQVVAGPGHSIAVTAKGGVYSFGANSSGQLGLGNTEGQFEPCLIRSLQGIRITQAAVGSRRTMLVSDTGRVYAFGQDNYSGLFFPSTCTSSPKVVESLKDMFVVQASIGGHFSAVLSREGQVYTFCWGREARLGHRSDSNDIEPRLLSGPLEGALVVQIAAGNCYLLMLAYQPTGMSVYSLGCGQGGKLGHGCTTHLTIPMMIQHFQTLKVKPLSVSAGAFHCAVLASDGRVFTWGWDYSSGCLGHDDKQEYVVLPTAVEGLGSVKARHVSAGYSSTFVVADNGDVYSFGCNNSRNLGVKADGGMEVRIPKLAATLKVSLNEKVVQVSATNTWDWPSQSHISGGCHCHTCVLTESGRLYSVGSGSEGQLGVKLAKGQKTRPAPDRVAIDLA, encoded by the exons ATGAAGCATGAGGAAAAAGATAAGCTGAAGCAGCGGTGCGGCGGCTCTTGGAAGCTCGTCCTTGAGTACCTGTTGATCGGTGAGAAGAATTACCACCGTGGGAAATCCCAGGTTGTTGCTGGACCAGGGCACAGCATTGCCGTCACAGCAAAGGGGGGTGTCTACTCATTCGGCGCAAACTCTTCAGGGCAGCTTGGGCTTGGGAATACCGAAGGACAGTTCGAACCATGCCTTATTAG GTCTCTGCAGGGCATTAGAATCACACAAGCCGCAGTTGGCTCGAGGCGGACAATGCTTGTGAGTGACACAGGAAGAGTGTATGCATTTGGACAGGATAACTATTCGGGTTTGTTTTTTCCTAGTACTTGCACTAGCAGCCCTAAGGTCGTGGAATCACTGAAAGATATGTTTGTAGTCCAAGCATCTATAGGAGGTCACTTCTCTGCAGTTCTGTCTAGAGAGGGTCAGGTTTACACTTTCTGTTGGGGGCGTGAAGCGAGGCTTGGTCATCGTTCAGATTCGAATGATATCGAGCCTCGCCTTCTCTCTGGACCGCTTGAGGGTGCTCTTGTTGTGCAGATTGCTGCAGGCAATTGCTATCTCCTTATGTTGGCCTACCAACCTACTGGAAT GTCGGTCTACTCATTAGGGTGCGGTCAAGGAGGCAAGCTTGGGCATGGATGCACGACACACCTGACGATCCCAATGATGATCCAACATTTCCAGACACTGAAGGTAAAACCGCTGTCGGTTTCAGCAGGCGCTTTCCATTGTGCAGTTCTGGCAAGCGACGGACGTGTGTTCACCTGGGGGTGGGACTACTCATCTGGTTGTCTGGGGCACGATGATAAACAAGAATATGTTGTCCTCCCCACGGCAGTGGAAGGGTTGGGATCGGTGAAGGCTAGGCATGTCTCAGCTGGCTATAGCTCCACCTTCGTCGTCGCAGACAACGGCGATGTCTACTCCTTTGGGTGCAATAATTCGCGTAATCTGGGTGTCAAG GCGGACGGCGGCATGGAAGTCAGGATTCCCAAGCTAGCCGCCACTCTGAAGGTTTCGCTGAATGAAAAGGTTGTGCAGGTTAGCGCGACCAACACCTGGGACTGGCCTAGCCAAAGCCATATTTCGGGTGGATGTCACTGTCATACATGCGTCCTCACCGAATCCGGCAGGCTCTACTCCGTTGGTTCAGGTAGCGAGGGGCAGCTTGGTGTGAAGCTTGCTAAGGGACAGAAAACTAGGCCGGCCCCAGATCGTGTTGCCATTGATCTCGCCTAG
- the LOC136495368 gene encoding replication protein A 14 kDa subunit-like has protein sequence MDTSSPAALVNAEILSMFVGRRVRTVVQIQRNEGGVLVGQSTDGHQLSIQSAMDVPVSHFMEVYGIAENNQTIRGDVCTDFGPNFDPKPFDDLCKLASDKFKHMFL, from the exons ATGGACACATCAAGCCCTGCAGCACTTGTCAATGCAGAGATTCTGAGCATGTTTGTTGGGCGAAGAGTGCGCACGGTTGTTCAAATCCAACGCAATGAAGGTGGAGTGCTTGTCGGGCAGTCCACTGATGGGCATCAGTTGAGTATCCAAAGCGCCATGGACGTCCCTGTATCACACTTTATGGAGGTTTATGGAATTGCTGAAAACAACCAGACCATCCGTGGTGATGTTTGCACAGATTTTGGTCCCAACTTTG ATCCCAAGCCTTTTGATGACTTGTGCAAGCTGGCGAGTGACAAGTTCAAGCACATGTTCCTGTAG